One genomic window of Bacteroidota bacterium includes the following:
- a CDS encoding sigma-70 family RNA polymerase sigma factor: protein MHSIARKMVNDSNVASDIVQEVFVYFLERKEGQKEIHNTGSWLLRATINKCIDHNGRKKLFQNLDGVRDTGSADQQSAVDEKAVIRLALSKLKPREKTLAVLYSEGYSYRELSGLTGIRYSSIGKKLSRVLNKMKDELKNLNYELY from the coding sequence ATGCACAGCATTGCCAGAAAGATGGTTAATGACAGCAATGTGGCCAGTGATATCGTGCAGGAAGTTTTCGTCTATTTCCTGGAAAGAAAAGAAGGGCAAAAGGAAATACACAACACGGGGAGCTGGCTTTTGCGCGCTACCATTAATAAATGTATTGATCACAACGGACGGAAGAAGCTTTTTCAGAATCTGGATGGGGTGAGAGATACCGGATCTGCTGATCAACAAAGCGCTGTAGATGAAAAGGCCGTCATCCGCCTTGCTCTGTCAAAACTTAAACCCCGGGAGAAAACACTCGCAGTGCTATACAGCGAAGGATATTCGTACAGGGAATTATCCGGTTTAACCGGGATAAGGTACTCCTCCATTGGCAAGAAACTCTCCAGGGTACTGAACAAAATGAAGGACGAATTAAAAAACCTGAATTATGAGCTGTATTAA